The following coding sequences are from one Cygnus atratus isolate AKBS03 ecotype Queensland, Australia chromosome 15, CAtr_DNAZoo_HiC_assembly, whole genome shotgun sequence window:
- the C1QTNF8 gene encoding complement C1q tumor necrosis factor-related protein 8, producing the protein MSTVFLLLLVATASVGAVLEKGLPRQEARRLSCVRCCGPSEQPVSIISSRYTRMSSDPAFSVPKVQPTIDITILKGEKGEMGEKGYPGAVGKEGERGLRGFNGRKGQKGQPGPQGHSCKQLYAAFSVGRRKPLHSSDYFQQVIFDTEFVNLYKHFNMFSGKFFCYVPGIYYFSLNVHTWNFKETYLHLMKNEKEVAILYAQPSDRSIMQSQSLMLDLQEGEEVWVRMFKRERENAIYSEESDVYIIFNGHLIKPAVE; encoded by the exons ATGAGCACCGTGtttctcctgctcctggtggcCACCGCCAGCGTCGGCGCCGTGCTGGAGAAGGGCCTGCCACGACAGGAAGCGCGGCGCCTCTCATGCGTGCGGTGCTGCGGGCCTTCCGAGCAGCCCGTCTCCATCATCTCCTCGCGGTACACGAGGATGAGCAGCGACCCTGCTTTTTCGGTACCCAAAGTCCAGCCCACCATCGATATCACCATCCTCAAAG GTGAGAAGGGTGAAATGGGAGAAAAAGGGTACCCTGGAGCAgttgggaaggaaggagagaggggtCTACGTGGCTTTAATGGACGGAAGGGCCAGAAAGGCCAGCCTGGCCCACAGGGCCATTCCTGCAAGCAGCTctatgctgctttttcagtggGTCGGAGAAAGCCCCTTCATAGCTCAGACTACTTCCAGCAAGTCATTTTTGACACTGAGTTTGTGAACCTCTACAAGCACTTCAACATGTTCTCAGGGAAGTTCTTCTGCTATGTGCCAGGGATCTACTACTTCAGCCTCAATGTCCACACCTGGAACTTCAAGGAGACCTACCTGCACCTGATGAAGAACGAGAAGGAGGTGGCCATCCTCTACGCCCAGCCCAGCGACCGCAGCATCATGCAGAGCCAGAGCCTGATGCTGGacctgcaggaaggagaagaggtCTGGGTGCGGATGTTCAAGCGGGAGCGAGAAAATGCCATCTACAGCGAGGAGTCTGATGTTTACATCATCTTCAATGGCCATTTAATCAAGCCAGCTGTAGAGTAG